Within the Phaseolus vulgaris cultivar G19833 chromosome 9, P. vulgaris v2.0, whole genome shotgun sequence genome, the region TAGTGAGAATCTTTTAGCCTTTTGTGAATTTAGGCAATAAAGActgaaaaaagttaaaaatagtattgataaaaactaaaagagattaaaatgaTTTGCACCAAcacaaaaatgattttttttaaagtataaaaaaataaagtttgtaTTCCTATGCAACTAAACGAGCTATTaaactttatattattatttcattaaagTCTTCCTTCGCTTTTAAcaatacatttaaaaataaatttctgaACTGAACATAAATTTTGAACAAGTTGGAAATTATGGTACATGTGACGTTTTATGCTTGATTTGGAGGTTGTTTTGGCTTCTATATTCGAAAAGTTAAGCGTCATGATGTGGTTTGCAAAATTATTCTATCCATGTTCGAAAGGAGTTCATTCTCTCGGGTATTACCCAACTTGTAACTTGAATGATAGCTTTGTCTTAACTCTTTCTTGGGGAAGCCAATTTCTCATCTCACCACCTGCAAGACTCTCTAACATATTGCTAAAAGGAGGAACAGAAATGCATCAATAAATTTTAGCCTATTTATTTTATCCTttatctaattatatttttctgtgaaaaaaaattatatgtctCAACCAGTTATATTCTTAATTCATAATTTTAGAATATGTCGTTGGTTAGAGTCATCGTCAAGTTGGGATTGCGGGGACCTTTCCAGATTTTGTGATAATTTTAGATTATATGGTGATGGCAATTTGGCATGGTACGGTGTGGGATGAGTGAAATCACAAggaaagcaaaataaaaattagtattCTGGTTGTAATTGGAATCAAATCTTTATGTCACATTCATATGGTTTTTGCTTTTTTGGCTCAAGAATCTATCTTTGTTACTAACCAAAGCGTAAGCTACCTTTGAGCACCACATCACAAAATGGGTTCTTCtggaaattaaatattaatttcgtTTGAAAGTTGAAACTCTTCTCAAAACATTTCAATGTTATGTGTATGTTTTAAGAGGGACTTTGGTTGTGGTAAAGAATGAGCTAAATATATGacctttctttttatttttctataaccGTTTCGGTATATTGATTATATCTGTTTTGTTTGCCCCCAAAAACATACAAGTTATATTTCTTTTCCTTGCATTTCATGAAAGTCGGTGGAACAGAATGATTCTGGAATGAGACGAATCTGTATCAAAtgggaaaaaaattatgataagaaaacttaaaaaatgatCAGATTCATTCAACTACTATCTACATAGTCCAAACCAACTTAGTGGAGAAGTTTGTAAAGCAAAGTGCTTTTCGGGTGTgctcaaaagaaaaaaaaaagttaaatccTTTTGCTGATGGCGTGATTCTCCAGGCATTCTTGTTGTTGACTCTTTATTCTGATCTCACTCTCCCAACTTTTGCTAAAACAATGCACATGGAACAGTCAGCATTTACCTTATTCCAAAAATCATGTTCAAAGGTCACGAGAAGGCTGAATCGTAGATTCTTTAGTAGGGAAAGAACCAAGGAGGGATGCTTGAAGTGGTGAGTCAGTGAGTGACTGAAGCATTCTACTGATCAACTTACTTCCTTACACTGTTTGACACCCACAACATAAGAGAGGGAGAGTTTCAGTCCGATATAATAAGAATCAAGAATAACCAGTGTAGAAATGTTTTCTATTATATTGGAAGATCTTTGACCAACAGAAACAGAAATTGACCACTGTTATTCCTAAACCCCTCTTTTTCCTATAAACACATATTCGTACTGCTATGTAGAAATTTTACCTTGAATAATGCTCCTTCTCACTGCACCAAAAGTTCAAAATCGTAAATACTACCTAGGGGTTGCTTGAATGAGGTAAAGTGTGACTGTGATATTAAACAAAGGCGTCATTGAATACTTACTCGTGTGAAAActattaaatagaaaaatatgcTTGTAACTGACAAACTGTTGTCTccttctaaaataatttacttttgtTATTGATGTACACTTTTTTATCTGCATATTTCCCATGCTCATGCAGGAAAACAAAGCACACATTGACGGGAGAAGTTGATTAAATGGCTAAAGTTTGTTGGCCATATTTTGATCCCGAGTATGAGAACTTCAGCAATAGAATGAACCCTCCAAGGTTTGCTAAATTATTATCTGGGATTACAAGTTTCCTTTTAAATGGTCAGCAAATTAACTAATCTTTAAATAAAGGAATGGGATCACTGatcataatgaaaataaaatcaattctaGAGTTAAATTTCATGGATATTTAATCATTTATCAAAAGAAAAATTCCCTAAGTGTCACTTAACTGCATTTACTTGGCCTTACTAAACAAGAATGGAAcaaaatataagtttaaaaaGCTGCTTTAATTCCTCACTTGCTTTTGTCAAAAAAGAGAGATATCGATAATGGATTAAAGAGCTCATCACCGGTATGACTTTATAGAACCCTTAAAGAAATGACTGGTTGATGATGAACTCTGTTTACAACTTTGCAGGGTCTCTGTGGACAATGCCAGTTGTCATGACTGTACACTGATCaaggtaaaattttaaaaaataaactgtGACTATTTTTCCCTGAATGCAATGTAACCATAATGTTGTCCTCTACGAACGGATTTTTATTATCCTCTccccattaaataaaaaataaaaaaattacaggTTGATAGTGTTAACAAACCTGGAATTCTGCTGGAAGTCGTGCAAATCTTGACCGACCTTGACTTCATAATTACCAAAGCTTATATATCTTCTGACGGCGGTTGGTTTATGGATGGTATGTTGTGACTAAATTGAGCATTAATAACCACCTTTTATTTCATGCTAACATTGTTAATAAAATGAGTTTTAGACAAACAACATAGTATTTCATGCTAACATGTGTCCAAGTCCTCTCTACCTTAATCAAATGTTCAAGCAGCTAACTTGTTTGCCTAATGAAATGCAGTGTTTCATGTTACGGATCAGCAAGGAAGAAAGATAACAGATAGCAAAACCATCGACTTCATTGAAAAGGTAACTATCAACCTTTTTCTTGACTCATTAATCTGatatcatttttatattaaatataccTAATCACAACGTGAAAGACTTAAGTTATTGGTAAAAATTGAAGTAGCGCTACACTCTCAACATATACAAATAAACTTAATCTGGGAGAAAGTTTTAAACAGTAAACTTTATCTCAGAAAACAGACATGATTGATAGAGTTCGTTTTTTTCGTTCCATAAAGGACCATGACTGTAGAATAAATCAGATACGTCGTAGAGATATTACTCATAAATGTCGAAGAAAGTAAGAAACCAGTGATCAGATTCCCTTGACGGAAGCCACCAATCAGCTCAGTCTATCATTTCCATATAACTGCGTAGCAGTATAACACCTGTATAATAATGCATATCAAATACTAAGAGCTACTTGATAACAGTTTTTCTTACAATAGGCTCTAGGACCAAAGAGCCAGAGCAAAGAAGGGGTGAAAATTTTGCCAAGCAAAAGGGTTGGAGTGCATTCTGTTGGTGATCATACAGCCATTGAACTAATTGGCAGAGACCGCCCTGGTCTCTTGTCTGAGATTTCAGCTGTTCTTGCCAACCTCCGTTTTAATGTTTTTGCAGCAGAAGTGTGGACTCATAACAGGCGAATTGCTTGCGTTCTTTATGTCAATGATGCTACAAACCGAGCTGTGGATGAGCCAAACAGATTATCTCTAATGGAGGAGCAGCTCAACAACATCTTACGAGGATGTGATGGTGAGAAAGTTGCTAGGACTAATTTCTCCATGGGTTTCACCCACATGGATCGGCGGCTTCACCAAATGTTGTTTGCTGATCGGGATTATGAAAGTTATAGAGCAGCAAGAGACGTTAATTGTCCTCTCTCTTTCAGGCCTAAAATCACTATAGAACGTTGTGAGGAGAAAGGGTACTCGGTGGTCACAGTCAAGTGCAAGGATCGGGCAAAACTCATGTTTGACATTGTTTGCACTCTTACTGATATGCAATATGTTGTTTTCCATGCCACAGTCTCATCAGATGGCCCTTATGCATCCCAGGTATATTACATCGGTATTCTATTCTGCATGTTTATACACTAGAAGTAGTGAGACTCTAGAGAGAAGTGTAAACTAAAGAGTTAGTTGATGTTGTACTTTAGGAGTATTTTATTCGACATGTGGATGGATGCACACTTGACACTGAaggagagaaagaaagggtcATCCAATGCATTGAAGCTGCTATTCGAAGAAGAGTAAGCGAGGTAACTTTCACACCTGAATTTATTTCTATATTCTTGTTGAGCTActgcaaaaaaagaaaaacagaacaaaTAGATGGATGAACTTCTGATTGTCAAATCTCCTCTTCCAGTAAGTGTCCCATGCTATACGAAGGATTTTGGTTTTGTTTGGAAGTTTTCTTGTAATCTCTAttttaactatatatattaGTCAGTAAAGTACATAATTTTTAGGAGAAGCTTTTCTATTATTCTAGTGTTTGTGATTGTACAGTAGAATGTTTTCTGAATTTAACAGAATTAATACATTTTGCATCTGCAGCTATCTACTTGTATTGCTGCACTGGTATGGCAAATACATGAGGCTAAGTTTCACTCAGATTGTATCTGACTATCATATGTCCACTAGTGACGATGATGGGATCTTTTGCCTTCAATAGAGCTTAAGAATCTATATGCTCCATGTAATATCATTCACTTCCCTACatcttaaaaacataaaaattcaCTTAAAGAACGACTTTTGTTCTTACTTACTTTCTTTTCAATCATATTCAAATTAAGCATGACAAACAGAATAACAGTGCTGTTCTGGGCATGCAGATTATCACGAGTTCAAT harbors:
- the LOC137820691 gene encoding ACT domain-containing protein ACR3-like isoform X2 encodes the protein MAKVCWPYFDPEYENFSNRMNPPRVSVDNASCHDCTLIKVDSVNKPGILLEVVQILTDLDFIITKAYISSDGGWFMDVFHVTDQQGRKITDSKTIDFIEKALGPKSQSKEGVKILPSKRVGVHSVGDHTAIELIGRDRPGLLSEISAVLANLRFNVFAAEVWTHNRRIACVLYVNDATNRAVDEPNRLSLMEEQLNNILRGCDGEKVARTNFSMGFTHMDRRLHQMLFADRDYESYRAARDVNCPLSFRPKITIERCEEKGYSVVTVKCKDRAKLMFDIVCTLTDMQYVVFHATVSSDGPYASQEYFIRHVDGCTLDTEGEKERVIQCIEAAIRRRVSELSTCIAALVWQIHEAKFHSDCI
- the LOC137820691 gene encoding ACT domain-containing protein ACR3-like isoform X1, producing the protein MAKVCWPYFDPEYENFSNRMNPPRVSVDNASCHDCTLIKVDSVNKPGILLEVVQILTDLDFIITKAYISSDGGWFMDVFHVTDQQGRKITDSKTIDFIEKALGPKSQSKEGVKILPSKRVGVHSVGDHTAIELIGRDRPGLLSEISAVLANLRFNVFAAEVWTHNRRIACVLYVNDATNRAVDEPNRLSLMEEQLNNILRGCDGEKVARTNFSMGFTHMDRRLHQMLFADRDYESYRAARDVNCPLSFRPKITIERCEEKGYSVVTVKCKDRAKLMFDIVCTLTDMQYVVFHATVSSDGPYASQEYFIRHVDGCTLDTEGEKERVIQCIEAAIRRRVSEGVSLELCAKDRVGLLSEVTRILRENGLTVCRAGVSTRGEQALNVFYVRDASGNPVDMKTMEALGKEIGKTMMVYVKRVPTNAKVPETRGWAKTSFFFGNLLERFLT